CGATTATTGGACAAGTACATCGAAAACGGTAATGTGACCCAGATTATATTCAATTTTTGCTATTTTTTTTCCAGTCCCACATTGGATATTAAGAACCTATCTGAAGCCATCATTCAGATTATGAAGGAATACAATCAGCATAAAATGTGCTTCGTGTACCAAAATCCTGATCACCGATCACTGTCCAAATCCGGTCGTCTGAAAACGTATGGTAAATGGGAAAAACTCAAAACGAACCTTTCGATGATTAGAAGCCAAATAACCCAATCAGATGTTGAAACATTTTCCTACTGTAGACTCATAAATGGTTCACTGCACGATAACGCCAAAGTCTACTATGAGATACTTTGCGACGCGTAAAATTCACTTTGCATCTTGAGTTTGAGTTCAAGTTGTGTGATGAATCTAACACTTACATCTGATAGGACCCAAAAAATTCCGATCTGGCTTGCGTCTGAGAGTTTGACTGTCCTAAGCGCGGATGCGAAGAATAAATGGATGCACGGGATTCCCGCCAGAAAAACGGATGTGTGGGATGATCGCAAGTATGCACGTCAGCGACGCGTATCGCTCAGTTTTAGAAGATTGATTTAGCGTGATAATGATAGGTTGTAGTAAAAAAAGATATAGCCGTCACGCCTATAGAATGAAGGGCGGGACGGCTATAATATTTTGACAATTTCTTTGTGAGTTAGAACCGTTCTGTCTTGACCTCGCCCCATTTCGTCGCCAATTTTTCTTTCGCATCCACAGGGAAAGGTGTATCACGATTCAGATCATCTTCCGGTTCACCTTCAAAATATCGGAAGTTATCAATCCAGAAATCGACATCCGATTGTGCAATCGCTAATCCAACCCACATATCTCTTTCAACATCGGCTTTGGATTGGAAAGTGATGTGATACTCCGCCCATTCCGGTCCTAATAGATTGATGGCACCGCCTTGATAGAAGGTCCAAGGGGCGTGTTGCATCTGGAGGCTGAGTTGTACCTCGCGCGGCTTTTCAGAACGCGCCCAAAAAATCACGGTGTACGTTTCGCCGGACTTCATTGAGGCATCCTTTTGCCGAACCTTCGCATGCCACGCGGTACCTGTTGCTTTATGCCCGATAACTTTGAGCGATTGTTTCCCGTGTTGCGGATTTTTCTTATCGATTTCCATCGTATAGAGTCCACCGCGGCCGCAGCATGCGCCGTCCTCTAAACCCCAAGCCGCTAAATCTTCTTCAAAACTGTGGTTTTCAAGGAGGAGTTCTCCTTCCTTCCATTTTCCCCAATCTTGTGGGGTTCCTGCAAAAGTGCTCAGACCTACAAGCAGCATAAGCAAGAATACGCTAATAGCAATAGATTTTGTCACGTTAATTTTCTCCTCTGTGTGCTAAAGTTATATCTATAAAATTAGGTCTCGCTTCGCATAAGGGATTCCACTTCAGGTAGAATTTGTGAGACCGCCGCCTGATCAACAGTGTCAGCGACGCTGCTATAACCTGCTGTGTGAATCATTTCTACGAGGTTTTGTCCGAGTTGTTCAATCGTCCATGCGACTGAATCCGGCACACTCGCTTTATCGAGATGCCGTTGGTCGTTTTTCCCGGAGGGGTCATAGTGATAGTGTGGATCCTTGCGAAAGCAGTCGAAACGGAGCAGTTGAATATTTTCACCCTCTGCCTCGCCGTAAACACGTACAGAAGGACCGCCGTCTGCACCAAAATTACGTTCGTCGACGTGGAGTTCAACACCACCGACTTGGAACACTTTTTCATTCATCAGTTTTGCCTCCAGTTTACAGAAGTATAAATATATTATACATCAAAGTTACAGAGATGTCAATGAAAACTCTTTTGTGGAGTAGGTTTATAATTTTTTCCCTATTACTCATAATCTTTTTTAAAGTATTTACTATATAAAAAACTTGCAAAAAGAACACTGATGTGATATACTATTTAATAAATTTTGAGTTTGTCTAAATTAAGATGAAACAACAGATGCTTGACCGCTTTGGGCGGATCCATACGAATCTTAGAATCTCGGTTACGGATGTCTGCAACTTTCGATGTATCTATTGTATGCCGGAAGACATGACCTTCATGCCAGATGCGGCACTCATGACTTATGACGAGATTTTACATCTCGCGCGTATTTTCGTCGGGTTAGGTGTTAATAAAGTCCGTATTACTGGAGGCGAGCCGCTTGTCCGGCCCGGTGTGCCAGCACTCATAAAGCGATTAACCCAGTTAGAAGGACTCAAAGACATTAGTTTGACAACGAACGGCATCGGACTCATTAGCCAAGCACAGGCACTCTACGATGCTGGGCTTCGTAGGATTAATGTGAGTTTAGATACGCTTAACGAAGAGAAATTTGAGCAGATGACCCGCCGGAAAGTACTTTCTCGCGTGCTTGACGGGTTAAAGACGGCACACGAATGTGGTTTTCATCCGATTAAAGTCAACGCTGTCGCAATGCGAGGTTTTACCGACGACGAGATTGTCGATTTGGCGACCTTCGCACGAAAAAATAACTACCAACTCCGGTTCATCGAATTTATGCCACTGGATGCCGATGATGTATGGGGACGCAACATGTACATTCCGGGAAAAGAGATTATCGAAAAAATTAACGCGCTCTATCCGCTCACACCAGTATCCGTGAATGGCGAGGCGAAAAGCGACACGGCA
This DNA window, taken from Candidatus Poribacteria bacterium, encodes the following:
- a CDS encoding carbohydrate binding domain-containing protein, whose product is MTKSIAISVFLLMLLVGLSTFAGTPQDWGKWKEGELLLENHSFEEDLAAWGLEDGACCGRGGLYTMEIDKKNPQHGKQSLKVIGHKATGTAWHAKVRQKDASMKSGETYTVIFWARSEKPREVQLSLQMQHAPWTFYQGGAINLLGPEWAEYHITFQSKADVERDMWVGLAIAQSDVDFWIDNFRYFEGEPEDDLNRDTPFPVDAKEKLATKWGEVKTERF
- a CDS encoding alpha-ketoglutarate-dependent dioxygenase AlkB produces the protein MSSSCVMNLTLTSDRTQKIPIWLASESLTVLSADAKNKWMHGIPARKTDVWDDRKYARQRRVSLSFRRLI
- the moaA gene encoding GTP 3',8-cyclase MoaA, translating into MLDRFGRIHTNLRISVTDVCNFRCIYCMPEDMTFMPDAALMTYDEILHLARIFVGLGVNKVRITGGEPLVRPGVPALIKRLTQLEGLKDISLTTNGIGLISQAQALYDAGLRRINVSLDTLNEEKFEQMTRRKVLSRVLDGLKTAHECGFHPIKVNAVAMRGFTDDEIVDLATFARKNNYQLRFIEFMPLDADDVWGRNMYIPGKEIIEKINALYPLTPVSVNGEAKSDTAQRYRFADNGNEVGVIPSVSEPFCENCNRVRITADGKFRTCLFSLTETDLLTPLREGVADEAIAELILGAVEQKAAGHKINAADFVKPERNMSRIGG